From Alienimonas californiensis, a single genomic window includes:
- a CDS encoding sodium/solute symporter has protein sequence MQHEASLTAVLIFAAFVAGTLVLSWWLGRRTKGAAGYFAAHGQIPWFVNGVAFAGDYLSAASFLGICGMIAFYGYDGFLYSIGFLAGWVVALFVIAEPMKRMGKFTFADALDAKFNSKGIKIAAGLSTLAVSIFYLIPQMVGAGALVTPLLGLPHWVGVTLVGGVVIAIVTTAGMVSTTWVQFIKGGLLVVFSTILVGLVLWRGLESPDPQFDTLFTLETPSQDAAEALRQVPELANERLIGQKRVKSNVSEGETLFVTRNANSGRVSGWRLFDTSYFAVDGLGESGEWSQAEWSQAERKQSMIVQAAAITTTPVGEVQYSIGRSDDERADPEDEATAADLPPFGVFQRPIDATAFAGGPAPADESHDPIGFLKQFGGGSASLPRTTEFIEDDGTRTIVFQFDTKSGADLLTPGNHPKFADIKSDELLGKINFLSLMLALFCGTASLPHILIRYYTVKDAAAARKSTIVGIMVIGFFYVLTLYIGLGAMTSGALDPTDSNMAAPLLARSFGEWLFACISAVAFTTVLGTVSGLILASAGAVSHDLMTHGLGIEMDEAKQVRVAKIASVVVGVIAIGLGIAFQGMNVSYLVGWAFSVAASANLPALVCILFWKGTTKQGVIAGVTIGMISSLAWILLSSDTYGEVYGLNPADALTPFTQPGIVTIPLGFASLVLVSLLTKKRSLAH, from the coding sequence ATGCAGCACGAAGCCTCCCTCACCGCCGTCCTGATCTTCGCCGCCTTCGTGGCGGGGACGTTGGTCCTCAGTTGGTGGCTCGGCCGCCGCACCAAGGGCGCCGCGGGCTACTTCGCCGCGCACGGGCAGATTCCCTGGTTCGTCAACGGCGTGGCCTTCGCGGGGGACTATTTGTCAGCGGCGAGCTTCCTGGGCATCTGCGGGATGATCGCCTTCTACGGCTACGACGGATTTTTATACAGCATCGGCTTCTTGGCCGGCTGGGTGGTGGCCCTGTTCGTGATCGCCGAGCCGATGAAGCGGATGGGAAAGTTCACCTTCGCCGACGCGTTAGACGCCAAGTTCAATTCGAAGGGCATCAAGATCGCCGCGGGGCTCTCCACGTTGGCGGTCAGCATCTTCTATCTGATCCCGCAGATGGTCGGCGCCGGGGCGCTGGTCACCCCGCTGCTGGGCCTGCCGCACTGGGTCGGGGTGACGCTGGTCGGCGGCGTGGTGATCGCGATCGTGACGACCGCGGGGATGGTCTCGACCACCTGGGTGCAGTTTATCAAGGGCGGGCTGCTGGTCGTGTTCAGCACGATTCTGGTGGGGCTCGTCTTGTGGCGGGGCCTGGAGTCTCCGGATCCGCAGTTTGACACGCTGTTCACCCTCGAGACTCCTAGTCAAGACGCCGCCGAGGCGCTGAGACAAGTTCCTGAGTTGGCTAATGAGCGTCTCATCGGCCAGAAACGGGTCAAATCGAACGTCTCGGAAGGCGAAACACTTTTTGTCACTCGGAACGCGAACAGCGGTCGCGTTAGCGGCTGGAGATTGTTCGACACGAGCTATTTCGCAGTCGACGGGCTTGGCGAATCCGGAGAGTGGTCACAGGCGGAGTGGTCACAGGCGGAAAGGAAGCAAAGTATGATCGTGCAGGCCGCCGCGATCACGACGACTCCCGTCGGAGAGGTCCAATACTCGATCGGTCGTTCGGACGACGAGCGAGCGGATCCGGAGGATGAAGCCACGGCCGCAGATCTGCCGCCGTTCGGCGTGTTCCAAAGACCGATCGACGCTACCGCCTTCGCCGGGGGGCCAGCCCCGGCCGACGAGTCGCACGACCCGATCGGTTTTCTAAAGCAGTTCGGCGGCGGCTCTGCGTCGCTGCCGCGAACGACCGAATTCATTGAAGACGACGGAACCCGGACCATTGTCTTTCAGTTCGATACCAAGTCCGGCGCCGACCTCCTCACCCCCGGCAACCACCCCAAGTTCGCCGATATTAAATCGGACGAACTGCTCGGCAAGATCAATTTCCTCTCCCTGATGCTCGCCCTGTTCTGCGGCACGGCTTCGCTGCCGCACATCCTCATCCGCTACTACACCGTCAAGGACGCTGCGGCGGCCCGCAAATCGACCATCGTCGGCATCATGGTCATCGGGTTCTTCTACGTCCTGACGCTGTATATCGGCCTGGGGGCGATGACCAGCGGGGCCCTCGACCCCACCGACAGCAACATGGCCGCCCCGCTGCTGGCCCGCAGCTTCGGGGAGTGGTTGTTCGCCTGCATCAGCGCCGTCGCCTTCACCACCGTGCTGGGGACCGTGTCGGGCCTGATCCTCGCCAGTGCCGGGGCCGTCTCGCACGACCTGATGACCCACGGCCTCGGCATCGAGATGGACGAGGCGAAACAGGTTCGGGTCGCGAAGATCGCCAGCGTGGTCGTCGGCGTGATCGCGATCGGGTTGGGGATCGCCTTCCAGGGGATGAACGTCAGTTACCTCGTCGGCTGGGCCTTCAGCGTGGCGGCCAGCGCGAATCTGCCGGCGTTGGTCTGCATCCTGTTTTGGAAGGGCACGACCAAGCAGGGCGTGATCGCCGGGGTGACGATCGGGATGATCAGCTCCCTGGCCTGGATCCTGCTCTCCAGCGACACCTACGGCGAGGTCTACGGCCTGAACCCGGCGGACGCCCTCACGCCGTTCACCCAGCCGGGCATCGTGACGATCCCGCTGGGCTTCGCGTCGCTAGTCCTCGTCAGCCTGCTGACGAAGAAGCGGAGTCTGGCCCACTAA
- a CDS encoding DUF485 domain-containing protein, which yields MSSDSPAPLPADPGPGIPSSADPAASAAPGWVPPPEELLTYNAKLGLVLFVVYTSLYASFVLISAFFVDWMSVLWAGVPASVWSGFALIAIAVFMAVLYGVLARDAVEPLRE from the coding sequence ATGTCCTCCGACAGCCCCGCCCCGCTGCCCGCCGACCCGGGGCCGGGCATTCCGTCCTCCGCCGACCCGGCTGCGTCCGCCGCCCCGGGCTGGGTTCCGCCGCCGGAGGAGCTGCTGACCTACAACGCCAAGCTGGGGCTGGTGCTGTTCGTGGTCTATACTTCGCTGTACGCGAGCTTCGTGCTGATCAGCGCCTTCTTCGTGGACTGGATGAGCGTGCTGTGGGCCGGCGTACCGGCGAGCGTGTGGAGCGGCTTCGCTCTGATTGCGATCGCCGTGTTCATGGCGGTGCTGTACGGCGTGCTGGCGCGGGACGCGGTCGAACCGCTGCGGGAGTGA
- a CDS encoding zinc-dependent alcohol dehydrogenase, translating into MKAVVWHDIGDIRLDNVPEPKLKESTDAIVRLTASAICGTDLHFVRGTMPGMKAGTILGHEGVGVVEEVGKNVRNLSVGDRVVIPSTIACGHCSYCRSGYQSQCDEANPNGKDAGTAFYGGPASTGPFDGLQAEYARIPFAATGLVKLGEAVTDDQAILISDIFPTGYFGAEMAGVEPGDTVCVFGCGPVGMFAVLSAQLMDAGRVLAVDCEPDRLAKARDRGAEVINFNEEDPVQSIKELTGGIGVDCAIDAVGVDAEPPTAGPAKAAADKLAQEFRLEVRKAAPNANPDGDRSAGDWVPGQAPSQVLRWAVEGLAKAGTLSIIGVYPPTAMVFPIGQAMNKNLTMNMGNCHHRHYIPRLVEMVQAGRVRPTDILTVHDELTDAISAYKQFDERKAGWMKVELDPAK; encoded by the coding sequence ATGAAAGCCGTCGTCTGGCACGATATCGGCGATATCCGCCTGGATAACGTCCCCGAGCCGAAGCTCAAAGAGTCCACCGACGCGATCGTGCGCCTCACCGCCAGCGCCATCTGCGGGACGGATCTGCACTTCGTCCGCGGCACGATGCCGGGCATGAAGGCGGGCACGATCCTCGGGCACGAGGGCGTCGGGGTGGTGGAGGAAGTCGGCAAAAATGTGCGGAACCTATCGGTCGGCGACCGGGTGGTGATCCCCTCGACCATCGCCTGCGGGCACTGTTCCTACTGCCGGAGCGGCTATCAGTCGCAGTGCGACGAGGCGAACCCCAACGGCAAAGACGCCGGCACCGCCTTTTACGGCGGCCCGGCGAGCACCGGCCCCTTCGACGGCCTGCAGGCCGAGTACGCCCGCATCCCGTTCGCCGCCACGGGGCTGGTCAAACTCGGCGAGGCCGTCACGGACGATCAGGCGATCTTAATTTCCGACATCTTCCCCACCGGCTATTTCGGGGCGGAGATGGCGGGGGTCGAACCCGGCGACACCGTCTGCGTGTTCGGCTGCGGGCCGGTGGGGATGTTCGCGGTCCTCTCCGCCCAATTAATGGACGCCGGCCGCGTGCTGGCCGTGGACTGCGAGCCGGACCGCCTCGCCAAGGCCCGCGACCGCGGGGCGGAGGTCATTAATTTCAATGAGGAGGACCCGGTTCAGTCGATTAAGGAACTGACCGGCGGGATCGGCGTGGACTGCGCGATCGACGCCGTCGGCGTGGACGCCGAACCCCCGACCGCCGGCCCGGCGAAGGCCGCCGCCGACAAGCTGGCCCAGGAGTTCCGCCTAGAAGTCCGCAAAGCCGCCCCGAACGCGAACCCGGACGGCGACCGCAGCGCCGGCGACTGGGTGCCCGGCCAGGCGCCCAGCCAGGTGCTGCGGTGGGCGGTCGAGGGGCTGGCGAAGGCGGGGACGCTGTCGATCATCGGCGTCTATCCGCCCACGGCGATGGTGTTCCCCATTGGTCAGGCGATGAACAAAAACCTCACCATGAACATGGGGAACTGCCACCACCGGCACTACATCCCGCGCCTCGTGGAGATGGTGCAGGCCGGCCGCGTGCGGCCGACGGACATCCTCACCGTGCACGACGAACTGACCGACGCGATCAGCGCCTACAAGCAGTTCGACGAGCGCAAAGCCGGCTGGATGAAGGTGGAACTGGACCCGGCGAAATGA
- a CDS encoding PQQ-binding-like beta-propeller repeat protein: MTPLIPLAAALLLGAGAAGGVEVGTTEPLPGAFPPNGLPVLWEADFGQGYSGFAADGDRIYTQGQSLLGQSVLCLDAATGETLWDRRTAHAWDPAGLYPGPRSAPVVHNGRVFYTEPHGTVGCLHAATGKPLWAFDLYERFAAEPVEFGLSCPPVLADGRLYLPVGGADAAMVALDPATGKTLWHSGADQASHCPAICIERDGRPLVLGYLRNALIAFDRETGEQLWREKLSEGYDEHAARPIYREPYLWISGPFRAGSELLELTADPPGVRRVWKSKVLSNDVCSSILVGDSLYGFDLHDVQAKPHRPSRGAFRCVDFLTGETRWTVGTMQARRSAEPEAVGQCSVLSDGERLLMLNDSGELILARATPDRYEEPGRTPLLPGAVVWTAPLLAGGVLYARHQDRAVAVRLTDAPRGDNPGDKRESSTPPDSRTTGDLTPATDWTAAVLPVEPEYMMDAPTRRMLGEWFGVCVALYWAAAVVACGFAGAFGRRSDRPFAARFRLWWPAWAFLSGAAGTTALGHAAGAFLFTWPLAVHAALWATAGVASRPGARRTDDVAAVGLLALFGLYYWLCRRLGLAFEWSFLAGPPAAVPFALLARRLPGEGWKAVVGEIACGTLGFAASYAVGCGLLWWRYG, translated from the coding sequence GTGACGCCGCTGATCCCCCTCGCTGCCGCCCTGCTCCTCGGCGCCGGGGCCGCCGGCGGGGTCGAAGTCGGAACCACCGAGCCGCTGCCGGGGGCCTTCCCCCCGAACGGCCTGCCGGTGCTGTGGGAGGCGGACTTCGGCCAGGGCTACAGCGGCTTCGCGGCGGACGGCGACCGCATTTATACGCAGGGCCAATCGCTGTTGGGGCAGTCGGTGCTCTGCCTTGACGCCGCGACCGGCGAGACGCTGTGGGACCGTCGCACTGCCCACGCCTGGGACCCCGCCGGCCTGTATCCCGGTCCGCGGTCGGCGCCTGTCGTCCATAACGGCCGGGTCTTCTATACGGAGCCGCACGGCACGGTCGGCTGTCTGCACGCGGCGACCGGCAAGCCGCTGTGGGCGTTCGATCTCTACGAACGCTTCGCCGCGGAGCCGGTGGAGTTCGGCCTTTCTTGCCCGCCGGTCCTCGCCGACGGCCGGTTATATCTGCCCGTCGGCGGGGCGGACGCGGCGATGGTCGCCCTCGACCCCGCCACCGGCAAGACGCTGTGGCACAGCGGCGCGGATCAGGCCAGTCACTGCCCGGCGATCTGCATTGAACGCGACGGCCGGCCGCTGGTTCTGGGTTACCTGCGCAACGCTCTCATCGCCTTCGACCGGGAGACGGGGGAACAATTGTGGCGGGAAAAGCTCTCCGAAGGCTATGACGAACACGCCGCCCGGCCGATCTATCGGGAGCCGTATCTCTGGATCAGCGGCCCGTTCCGGGCCGGGTCGGAACTGCTGGAACTGACCGCGGACCCGCCCGGCGTGCGGCGGGTTTGGAAAAGCAAGGTTCTTAGCAACGACGTGTGTTCCTCAATTCTCGTGGGCGACAGCCTGTACGGGTTCGATCTGCACGACGTGCAGGCCAAGCCGCACCGGCCCAGCCGGGGGGCGTTCCGCTGCGTGGACTTCCTCACCGGGGAGACCCGCTGGACCGTCGGCACGATGCAGGCCCGCCGCAGCGCCGAGCCGGAGGCGGTCGGCCAGTGCAGCGTGCTGAGCGACGGCGAACGCCTGCTGATGCTCAACGACTCCGGCGAACTGATCCTCGCCCGGGCCACGCCGGACCGATATGAGGAACCGGGCCGCACGCCGCTGCTGCCGGGGGCGGTCGTCTGGACGGCACCGCTGCTCGCCGGCGGCGTGCTGTACGCCCGCCATCAGGACCGGGCCGTCGCCGTGCGGCTGACGGACGCCCCACGCGGAGACAACCCGGGAGACAAGCGGGAGTCCTCGACTCCGCCAGACTCCCGTACCACCGGCGACCTGACTCCCGCCACGGACTGGACCGCCGCCGTGCTGCCGGTCGAACCGGAATATATGATGGACGCGCCCACCCGCCGCATGCTGGGGGAGTGGTTCGGCGTCTGCGTCGCCCTGTACTGGGCCGCCGCCGTCGTCGCCTGCGGGTTCGCGGGGGCGTTCGGCCGGCGGTCTGATCGACCGTTCGCGGCCCGGTTTCGCCTCTGGTGGCCGGCTTGGGCGTTTTTATCCGGAGCGGCGGGGACGACGGCGCTCGGGCACGCGGCGGGCGCGTTCCTGTTCACCTGGCCGCTGGCGGTGCACGCGGCGCTGTGGGCGACGGCGGGGGTGGCCTCCCGGCCGGGGGCGAGGCGGACGGACGACGTCGCCGCGGTCGGGCTGCTGGCGCTGTTCGGCCTGTATTACTGGCTTTGCCGGCGGCTGGGGTTGGCGTTCGAGTGGTCGTTCCTCGCCGGGCCGCCGGCCGCGGTTCCCTTCGCCCTGCTCGCCCGCCGGCTGCCCGGCGAGGGGTGGAAGGCAGTCGTCGGGGAGATCGCCTGCGGCACGCTGGGCTTCGCGGCGAGTTACGCCGTCGGCTGCGGCCTGCTGTGGTGGCGCTACGGGTGA
- a CDS encoding nucleotide sugar dehydrogenase, whose product MSAAPPSPAAGLRAALQNRTARVGVIGLGYVGLPLLDAFVNAGFKTLGFDTDRAKVDALLDGRSYIKHVPGAKIARWLREDAFEPTDDFDRLAEPDVLLICVPTPLTDARDPDLSYVEGSARAIARALRPGQLVALESTTYPGTTRDVLLPILAESGLAAGDDYFLAYSPEREDPGNPDYTAAGIPKVVGGLDELSGELACLLYESAVVQVIPVGSPEVAEACKILENTYRAVNIALVNELKVLLDRMHVDVWEVIDAAKTKPFGFQAFYPGPGLGGHCIPIDPFYLTWLARRQGLNTRFIELAGEVNTSMPEYVVGKVVTALNDATKPVRGSKICVLGLAYKKNVDDHRESPSFELLHRLDELGAELSYHDPHVPRMPRGKRNYPDPPDLVSETLTPEFLATQDCVLIATDHAAVDYEAVVKHAPLVVDTRGATRGLEARGNVVKA is encoded by the coding sequence ATGTCCGCCGCTCCGCCGTCCCCCGCCGCAGGCCTTCGGGCCGCCCTCCAGAACCGCACCGCCCGCGTGGGGGTAATCGGGCTGGGCTACGTCGGTCTGCCGCTGCTGGACGCCTTCGTCAACGCCGGGTTCAAGACCCTCGGCTTCGACACCGACCGGGCGAAGGTGGACGCTCTGCTGGACGGCCGCAGTTATATCAAGCACGTGCCCGGCGCCAAAATCGCCCGCTGGCTGCGCGAGGACGCCTTCGAACCGACCGACGACTTCGACCGGCTGGCCGAACCGGACGTGCTGCTCATCTGCGTCCCCACCCCCCTGACCGACGCCCGCGACCCGGACCTGTCGTACGTGGAGGGCAGCGCCCGGGCGATCGCCCGGGCGCTGCGGCCGGGGCAGCTGGTAGCGCTCGAGAGCACCACCTACCCCGGCACCACCCGGGACGTGCTGTTGCCGATCCTCGCCGAGAGCGGCCTGGCGGCGGGGGACGATTATTTCCTCGCCTACAGCCCGGAGCGGGAGGACCCCGGCAACCCGGACTACACCGCCGCCGGCATCCCCAAGGTCGTCGGCGGACTGGACGAACTCAGCGGGGAGCTGGCCTGCCTCCTCTATGAGTCCGCGGTGGTGCAGGTGATCCCCGTCGGCAGCCCGGAGGTCGCCGAGGCCTGCAAGATTCTCGAGAACACCTACCGGGCGGTGAACATCGCCCTGGTCAACGAGTTAAAGGTCCTGCTGGACCGGATGCACGTGGACGTGTGGGAGGTGATCGACGCCGCCAAAACCAAGCCGTTCGGCTTTCAGGCCTTCTATCCCGGCCCGGGGCTGGGCGGGCACTGCATCCCGATCGACCCGTTCTACCTCACCTGGCTGGCCCGCCGGCAGGGCCTCAACACGCGGTTTATCGAGCTGGCCGGCGAGGTGAACACCTCGATGCCGGAGTACGTCGTCGGCAAGGTCGTGACGGCCCTGAACGACGCGACCAAGCCGGTGCGGGGCAGCAAAATCTGCGTGCTGGGGCTGGCGTATAAAAAGAACGTCGACGACCACCGCGAGAGCCCCAGCTTCGAGTTATTGCACCGCCTGGACGAGTTGGGGGCGGAACTGAGTTACCACGACCCGCACGTCCCCCGCATGCCCCGCGGCAAGCGGAACTACCCGGACCCGCCGGACCTCGTCAGCGAAACGCTCACCCCGGAGTTCTTAGCGACGCAGGACTGCGTCCTCATCGCCACGGACCACGCGGCGGTCGACTATGAAGCGGTCGTGAAGCACGCCCCGCTGGTGGTCGACACCCGCGGCGCGACGCGGGGACTGGAAGCGCGGGGGAACGTCGTCAAAGCGTGA
- a CDS encoding SRPBCC family protein: protein MNLAAPFATVRGAASDPPRAVYDRFVAVDLPTLVAGYGPLPGAAAVKDETGTWGTVGACRTVTFTDGATATERVLSADPPTADGESSAAGRFVYRVTDYTNALRWFAHGSDGDWRFEPDGRGGTRIVWAYTFRPRGLPSAIVLWPVVRGPVRGYMKSVMRCFIADP, encoded by the coding sequence GTGAACCTCGCGGCCCCCTTCGCGACCGTCCGCGGCGCCGCTTCGGACCCGCCGCGGGCGGTCTACGACCGGTTCGTCGCCGTCGACCTGCCGACGCTCGTCGCCGGCTACGGCCCGCTGCCCGGTGCCGCGGCAGTGAAGGATGAAACAGGGACGTGGGGTACGGTTGGGGCGTGCCGCACCGTGACGTTCACGGACGGCGCCACGGCAACGGAACGCGTCCTGTCGGCCGACCCGCCGACCGCCGACGGGGAGTCGTCGGCGGCCGGCCGGTTCGTTTATCGGGTGACGGATTACACGAACGCCCTCCGCTGGTTCGCCCACGGCTCCGACGGCGACTGGCGGTTCGAACCGGACGGCCGCGGCGGCACGCGGATCGTGTGGGCGTATACGTTTCGCCCCCGTGGCCTCCCGTCCGCGATCGTCTTATGGCCGGTCGTCCGTGGACCGGTGCGGGGTTATATGAAGTCCGTGATGCGGTGCTTTATTGCCGACCCGTGA
- a CDS encoding ribonuclease III family protein: MSPAAPDDPGTAALEAALGHVFVDRALLRRCLTHSSIARTPLESNERLEFLGDAILGAAVCERLFAARPDLSEGELTKLKSGLVSRRNCALLADRLELEPLIRTGKGLAGAVRATGRPGRVPRSVLSNAFEAVIAGVYLDGSWEAARACVNRLLDEAELDPTPVPSPASPPVGEHGPSPLGGARLPDGVNYKSRLQHRTQLAGHGPPSYELLEATGPDHARTFTVRAVIAGERYPPGAGATKKAAEQAAAAAALAALEGGG, translated from the coding sequence TTGTCCCCCGCTGCGCCCGACGACCCCGGTACGGCCGCCCTCGAAGCCGCCCTCGGGCATGTGTTCGTCGATCGGGCGCTGCTGCGGCGCTGCCTGACGCATTCGTCGATCGCCCGCACGCCGTTGGAGTCGAACGAACGGCTGGAGTTTCTGGGGGATGCGATCCTCGGGGCGGCGGTGTGCGAACGGCTGTTCGCCGCCCGGCCGGACCTGTCGGAGGGGGAACTGACGAAGCTGAAAAGCGGCCTCGTCTCCCGCCGCAACTGCGCCCTGCTGGCGGACCGGCTGGAACTGGAGCCGCTGATCCGCACCGGCAAGGGCCTCGCCGGCGCCGTGCGGGCGACCGGCCGCCCGGGCCGGGTCCCGCGGAGCGTGCTCAGCAACGCCTTCGAGGCGGTGATTGCGGGGGTGTACCTCGACGGCAGCTGGGAAGCGGCCCGCGCCTGCGTGAACCGCCTGCTGGACGAAGCGGAACTGGACCCGACCCCGGTTCCCTCACCGGCCTCCCCCCCCGTCGGGGAACACGGGCCGTCGCCGTTAGGCGGCGCGCGTCTCCCGGACGGGGTGAACTACAAAAGTCGTCTGCAACACCGCACCCAGCTCGCCGGCCACGGCCCGCCGAGCTACGAACTGCTGGAGGCGACCGGCCCGGACCACGCGAGAACGTTCACCGTGCGGGCGGTGATTGCCGGCGAACGCTACCCCCCCGGCGCCGGCGCCACCAAAAAAGCCGCCGAACAAGCCGCCGCCGCCGCCGCCTTGGCGGCGTTGGAGGGCGGCGGATGA
- the lpxK gene encoding tetraacyldisaccharide 4'-kinase: MTEAAYLDLIAGRTRGPWAAALRLGLLSASLPYGLAVRTRNRAFDLGLKPVHRAGAPVISVGNLTCGGTGKTPIVADLCLRLQAGGRRPAALSRGYRSLEGEGANDEKLLLDALMPGVPQVQNPDRVAGAKLALQEHGADCLVLDDGFQHRRLGRDLDVALIDATAPFGPGSLRRPGCRGRVLPAGLLRESAAGLRRADLILLTRCDAITADERAAVESALTERAPGTPVVPVAFAPTALIDVAGAARSLDGARGARVGAFCGIGNPAGFRATLEGLGVDVATFEPRPDHHAHTPADVAAIAQRAADAGATALLCTEKDLVKLRTKTFAAASSTNPEPPLPIFAVRIAATYPQGDAALTAALTKAAGSPVGGTNEGAM, translated from the coding sequence GTGACCGAAGCCGCCTATCTCGACCTGATCGCCGGCCGTACGCGGGGGCCGTGGGCCGCGGCGCTGCGGCTCGGGCTGCTGTCGGCGTCGCTGCCGTACGGGCTCGCGGTGCGGACCCGCAATCGGGCGTTCGACCTGGGGCTGAAGCCGGTGCATCGGGCCGGGGCGCCGGTGATCTCCGTGGGGAACCTGACCTGCGGCGGGACCGGCAAGACGCCGATCGTCGCCGATCTCTGCCTGCGGTTGCAGGCCGGCGGCCGGCGGCCGGCGGCGCTGTCCCGGGGCTACCGCTCGTTGGAGGGCGAGGGGGCGAACGACGAGAAGCTGCTCTTAGACGCCCTGATGCCCGGCGTCCCGCAGGTGCAGAACCCGGACCGCGTCGCCGGGGCGAAGCTCGCCCTGCAGGAGCACGGGGCGGACTGCCTCGTGCTGGACGACGGCTTCCAGCACCGCCGGCTGGGCCGCGATCTGGACGTGGCGCTGATCGACGCCACCGCCCCCTTCGGCCCCGGCAGCCTGCGACGGCCGGGCTGCCGCGGGCGGGTGCTACCGGCCGGGTTGCTGCGGGAGAGCGCCGCGGGGCTGCGGCGGGCCGACCTCATCCTGCTGACCCGCTGCGACGCGATCACCGCCGACGAGCGGGCCGCCGTGGAATCCGCCCTCACGGAGCGCGCCCCCGGCACGCCGGTCGTGCCGGTCGCCTTCGCCCCGACGGCGCTGATCGACGTCGCCGGCGCCGCCCGTTCGTTGGACGGGGCACGGGGAGCTAGGGTGGGAGCGTTCTGCGGCATCGGCAACCCGGCCGGCTTCCGGGCGACGCTGGAGGGCCTCGGCGTCGACGTGGCGACGTTCGAGCCCCGCCCCGACCACCACGCCCACACGCCGGCGGACGTGGCGGCGATCGCTCAGCGGGCCGCCGACGCCGGGGCGACCGCCCTGCTCTGCACGGAGAAAGATCTCGTGAAGCTGCGGACCAAGACGTTCGCCGCCGCGTCGTCGACGAACCCGGAGCCGCCCCTGCCGATCTTCGCCGTCCGCATCGCCGCGACCTACCCGCAGGGCGACGCCGCCCTGACCGCGGCGCTGACGAAGGCGGCGGGATCGCCCGTCGGCGGGACGAACGAAGGGGCGATGTGA